In Helicobacter pylori, a single genomic region encodes these proteins:
- a CDS encoding 5'-methylthioadenosine/adenosylhomocysteine nucleosidase — translation MVQKIGILGAMREEITPILELFGVGFEEIPLGGNVFHKGVYNDKEIIVAYSKIGKVHSTLTTTSMILAFGVQKVLFSGVAGSLIKDLKINDLLVAQKLVQHDVDLSAFDHPLGFIPESAIFIETSGSLNALAKKIANEQHIALKEGVIASGDQFVHSKERKEFLVSEFKASAVEMEGASVAFVCQKFGVPCCVLRSISDNADEEAGMSFDEFLEKSAQTSAKFLKSMVDEL, via the coding sequence ATGGTGCAAAAAATTGGCATTTTGGGGGCGATGAGAGAAGAAATAACCCCTATACTAGAATTGTTTGGCGTGGGTTTTGAAGAGATCCCTTTAGGGGGGAATGTTTTCCACAAAGGCGTTTATAATGATAAGGAAATCATTGTCGCTTATAGCAAGATTGGCAAGGTGCATTCCACTTTAACCACGACGAGCATGATCTTAGCGTTTGGCGTTCAAAAGGTGCTTTTTAGCGGGGTGGCTGGAAGCTTAATTAAAGATCTAAAAATCAATGATTTGTTAGTGGCTCAAAAATTAGTCCAGCATGATGTGGATTTGAGCGCGTTTGATCACCCTTTAGGGTTCATCCCCGAAAGCGCGATTTTTATTGAAACGAGCGGAAGTTTAAACGCCCTAGCTAAAAAGATCGCTAATGAGCAACATATCGCGCTCAAAGAAGGCGTCATCGCATCAGGCGATCAGTTTGTGCATAGCAAAGAAAGGAAAGAGTTTTTAGTTAGCGAGTTTAAGGCGAGCGCGGTGGAAATGGAGGGGGCGAGCGTGGCGTTTGTGTGCCAAAAATTTGGCGTGCCATGCTGTGTGTTAAGGAGCATTAGCGATAACGCTGATGAAGAAGCCGGTATGAGCTTTGATGAATTTTTAGAAAAAAGCGCTCAAACTTCAGCGAAATTTTTAAAAAGCATGGTGGATGAGCTTTAG
- the fabD gene encoding [acyl-carrier-protein] S-malonyltransferase, producing MQYALLFPGQGSQCIGMGKSFYESHTLAKELFERASNALKVDMKKTLFEENELLKESAYTQPAIYLVSYIAYQLLNKQANGGLKPVFALGHSLGEVSAVSLSGALDFEKALKLTHQRGKMMQEACANKDASMMVVLGVSEESLLSLCQRTKNVWCANFNGGMQVVLAGIKDDLKALEPTLKEMGAKRVVFLEMSVASHCPFLEPMIFKFQELLEKSLKDKFHFEIISNATNEAYHNKAKAVELLSLQLTQPVRYQDCVKSNNDRVDVFFELGCGSVLKGLNKRLSNKPTISVGDNKGLDEAIEFLEEYV from the coding sequence ATGCAATACGCGCTATTATTTCCAGGGCAAGGCTCGCAATGTATAGGAATGGGAAAATCGTTCTATGAGAGCCACACCCTAGCTAAAGAATTGTTTGAAAGGGCTTCTAACGCGCTTAAAGTGGATATGAAAAAAACGCTTTTTGAAGAAAATGAGCTTTTAAAAGAGAGCGCTTACACCCAACCTGCCATTTATTTAGTGAGCTATATCGCTTACCAACTACTCAACAAGCAAGCAAATGGGGGGTTAAAACCCGTTTTCGCTTTAGGGCATTCGCTCGGCGAAGTGAGCGCGGTGTCTTTGAGCGGGGCGTTAGATTTTGAAAAAGCCCTTAAACTCACGCACCAAAGAGGCAAAATGATGCAAGAAGCGTGCGCGAATAAAGACGCTTCCATGATGGTCGTTTTGGGCGTTTCTGAAGAGAGTCTTTTGAGCTTGTGTCAAAGAACCAAAAACGTGTGGTGCGCGAATTTCAATGGCGGCATGCAAGTGGTTTTAGCCGGGATTAAAGACGATTTGAAAGCCCTAGAGCCGACTTTAAAGGAAATGGGGGCTAAAAGGGTGGTTTTTTTAGAAATGAGCGTGGCGAGTCATTGCCCTTTTTTAGAGCCTATGATTTTTAAATTCCAGGAATTGCTAGAAAAAAGCCTGAAAGATAAATTCCATTTTGAAATCATCTCCAACGCGACTAATGAAGCGTATCATAACAAAGCAAAAGCCGTTGAATTATTGAGCTTGCAACTCACTCAGCCGGTGCGTTATCAAGACTGCGTGAAATCCAACAATGACCGAGTGGATGTCTTTTTTGAATTAGGCTGTGGGAGTGTGTTAAAAGGGCTTAACAAGCGATTGAGCAATAAGCCTACTATAAGCGTGGGGGATAATAAAGGGCTTGATGAAGCCATTGAATTTTTAGAAGAATACGTGTGA
- a CDS encoding site-specific DNA-methyltransferase, producing the protein MGVPYPSCPIFKSADELFTLYQGDCNEVLPQFENAFDLIFADPPYFLSNDGLSIQSGKIVSVNKGDWDKENGINDIDAFNYQWINNAKKALKNTGSLLISGTYHNIFSLGRILQKLDFKILNLITWQKTNPPPNFSCRYLTHSAEQIIWARKSHKHKHVFNYEVLKKINNDKQMRDVWSFPAIAPWEKVNGKHPTQKPLALLVRLLLMASDENSLIGDPFSGSSTTGIAANLLKREFIGIEKESEFIKISMNRKLELDARYKEIKSKIKDLNHQ; encoded by the coding sequence ATGGGAGTGCCTTATCCTTCTTGCCCCATTTTTAAAAGTGCAGACGAGCTTTTCACCCTTTATCAAGGGGATTGCAATGAGGTTTTGCCCCAATTTGAAAATGCTTTTGATTTGATTTTTGCTGATCCGCCTTATTTCCTTTCTAATGACGGCTTAAGCATACAGAGCGGTAAAATTGTGAGCGTCAATAAAGGCGATTGGGATAAAGAAAATGGGATTAACGATATTGATGCATTCAATTACCAATGGATAAACAACGCCAAAAAGGCTTTAAAAAATACAGGAAGCCTTTTAATCAGCGGGACTTACCACAACATCTTTTCTTTGGGGCGCATTTTACAAAAATTGGATTTTAAGATTTTAAACCTCATCACTTGGCAAAAAACCAACCCTCCTCCCAATTTCAGCTGCCGTTATTTGACGCATTCAGCTGAGCAAATCATTTGGGCGAGAAAAAGCCACAAACACAAGCATGTTTTTAACTATGAGGTTTTAAAAAAGATCAATAATGATAAACAAATGCGCGATGTGTGGAGCTTCCCAGCGATCGCGCCTTGGGAAAAAGTTAATGGCAAGCACCCCACTCAAAAACCCCTCGCGCTGTTGGTGCGCTTGCTTTTAATGGCGAGCGATGAAAATTCTCTCATTGGCGATCCTTTTAGCGGGAGCTCCACCACAGGCATTGCGGCCAATCTTTTGAAGAGGGAATTTATCGGCATAGAAAAAGAAAGCGAATTTATCAAAATATCCATGAACAGAAAATTAGAATTAGACGCTCGCTATAAAGAAATCAAATCTAAAATTAAAGATTTAAACCACCAGTAA
- a CDS encoding alpha-1,2-fucosyltransferase — protein sequence MILAAKNSVFVHIRRGDYVGIGCQLGIDYQKKALEYMAKRVPNMELFVFCEDLTFTQNLDLGYPFMDMTTRDKEEEAYWDMLLMQSCQHGIIANSTYSWWAAYLINNPEKIIIGPKHWLFGHENILCKEWVKIESHFEVKSQKYNA from the coding sequence TTGATTTTAGCCGCTAAAAACAGCGTGTTTGTGCATATAAGAAGAGGGGATTATGTAGGGATTGGCTGTCAGCTTGGTATTGACTATCAAAAAAAGGCGCTTGAGTATATGGCAAAGCGCGTGCCAAACATGGAGCTTTTTGTGTTTTGCGAAGACTTAACATTCACGCAAAATCTTGATCTGGGCTACCCTTTTATGGACATGACCACTAGGGATAAAGAAGAAGAGGCGTATTGGGACATGCTGCTCATGCAATCGTGTCAGCATGGCATTATCGCTAACAGCACTTATAGCTGGTGGGCGGCTTATTTGATAAACAATCCAGAAAAAATCATTATTGGCCCTAAACACTGGCTTTTTGGGCATGAAAATATCCTTTGTAAGGAATGGGTGAAGATAGAATCCCATTTTGAGGTGAAATCCCAAAAGTATAACGCTTAA
- a CDS encoding D-2-hydroxyacid dehydrogenase, giving the protein MKTFKKGVVLDAKSVGLKALEVLKEVADFDFYEITSPNQVVERCKDAEIVVLNKVVITQEILSQLPKLKLICITATGMDNVDIKSAKALGIEVKNVSAYSTESVAQHTLACALSLLGRINDYDRYCKSGEYSQSDIFTHISDIKMGLIKGSQWGVIGLGTIGKRVAKLAQAFGARVVYYSPKDKKEEYERLSLKDLLTTSDIISIHAPLNESTRDLIALKELQSLKDGAILINVGRGGIVNEKDLAGILETKDLYYASDVFVKEPFEKDHAFLNPKIQNKLLLTPHIAWAYSDSLKTLVEKTKENIQDFLASQK; this is encoded by the coding sequence ATGAAAACATTCAAAAAAGGCGTGGTCTTAGACGCTAAAAGCGTGGGGTTAAAAGCGCTAGAAGTTTTAAAAGAAGTGGCGGATTTTGATTTTTATGAGATCACTTCGCCTAATCAGGTGGTTGAGCGCTGCAAAGACGCTGAGATTGTGGTGCTGAATAAAGTCGTTATCACTCAAGAAATTTTAAGCCAATTGCCTAAACTCAAACTCATTTGTATCACCGCTACAGGCATGGATAATGTGGATATAAAAAGCGCAAAAGCTTTAGGCATAGAAGTCAAAAATGTGAGCGCTTATTCTACAGAATCCGTAGCCCAGCACACTTTAGCGTGCGCGTTGTCTTTGCTAGGGAGGATTAATGATTACGATCGTTATTGCAAAAGCGGGGAATATAGTCAAAGCGATATTTTTACGCACATTAGCGATATTAAAATGGGGCTTATTAAAGGGAGTCAATGGGGGGTTATTGGTTTAGGGACTATCGGTAAAAGAGTCGCCAAGCTCGCTCAAGCTTTTGGGGCAAGGGTGGTGTATTATTCCCCTAAAGACAAAAAAGAAGAGTATGAGCGCTTGAGTTTAAAAGATCTGCTCACAACAAGCGATATTATCAGCATTCATGCCCCCCTAAATGAAAGCACGCGCGATTTAATCGCTCTAAAAGAATTGCAAAGCCTAAAAGATGGGGCGATTTTAATCAATGTGGGGCGTGGGGGCATTGTGAATGAAAAGGATCTGGCTGGAATTTTAGAAACCAAAGATTTGTATTACGCAAGCGATGTGTTTGTGAAAGAGCCTTTTGAAAAAGATCATGCGTTTTTGAACCCAAAGATCCAAAATAAATTGCTTTTAACCCCCCATATCGCATGGGCGTATAGCGACAGCTTGAAAACCTTAGTAGAAAAAACCAAAGAAAATATCCAGGATTTTTTAGCTTCTCAAAAATAA
- a CDS encoding alpha-1,2-fucosyltransferase, whose amino-acid sequence MAFKVVQICGGLGNQMFQYAFAKSLQKHLNTPVLLDITSFDWSDRKMQLELFPIDLPYASEKEIAMAKMQHLPKLVREVLKRMGFDRVSQEIVFEYEPELLKPSRLTYFFGYFQDPRYFDAISPLIKQTFTLPPPKIIKLIKKRGRIPPQTCFDFSR is encoded by the coding sequence ATGGCTTTTAAGGTGGTGCAAATTTGTGGGGGGCTTGGGAATCAAATGTTCCAATACGCTTTCGCTAAAAGTTTGCAAAAACACCTTAATACGCCTGTGCTATTAGATATCACTTCTTTTGATTGGAGCGATAGGAAAATGCAATTAGAACTTTTCCCTATTGATTTGCCCTATGCGAGCGAAAAAGAAATCGCTATGGCTAAAATGCAACACCTCCCCAAGCTAGTAAGAGAGGTGCTCAAACGCATGGGGTTTGACAGGGTGAGCCAAGAAATCGTGTTTGAATACGAGCCTGAATTGTTAAAACCAAGCCGCTTGACTTACTTTTTTGGCTATTTCCAAGATCCACGATATTTTGACGCTATATCCCCTTTAATCAAGCAAACCTTCACCCTACCCCCCCCGAAAATAATAAAACTAATAAAAAAAAGAGGAAGAATACCACCGCAAACTTGCTTTGATTTTAGCCGCTAA